In one Mucilaginibacter ginsenosidivorax genomic region, the following are encoded:
- a CDS encoding aldo/keto reductase, translating to MQEINLPKVIFGTSGLGNLYVVLSDEAKRAIVAESIKHSPKPAVFDSAGKYGAGLALESLGNALAQLNVKPTDVLISNKLGWLRTALKTPEPTFEPGVWRDLKYDAVQKISYEGILECYEQGNELLGDYRAQLVSVHDPDEYLAAAKNEADQTRRYQDILAAYRALHQLKEQGKVKAIGIGSKDWRIIKKISHDVKLDWAMIANSMTIHSHPKELVQFMEELDKQKIEIINSAVFNGGFLTGSAYYNYQLKDPVKDHGLYRWRTQFYQLCKDFNIKPVDACVAFGLKAPGVKSIALNTTNADRVALNVAVASLKIPAGFWNEMKEQGLIDKAFASTYL from the coding sequence ATGCAAGAGATCAATCTGCCTAAAGTAATTTTTGGAACCAGCGGGTTAGGGAATTTATATGTAGTGCTATCTGATGAGGCTAAACGTGCAATAGTAGCCGAAAGCATCAAACATTCCCCTAAGCCAGCGGTATTTGACTCTGCGGGTAAATACGGAGCCGGGCTCGCGCTCGAATCGCTGGGAAACGCTTTGGCGCAATTGAATGTAAAACCCACAGATGTACTTATCAGCAATAAATTAGGCTGGCTACGTACTGCTTTAAAAACGCCCGAGCCTACTTTTGAACCGGGCGTTTGGCGTGACCTGAAATATGATGCGGTGCAAAAAATAAGCTACGAAGGCATCCTTGAGTGTTATGAACAAGGAAATGAACTGCTTGGTGATTACCGTGCCCAACTGGTTTCGGTACATGACCCGGATGAATACCTGGCAGCGGCAAAGAATGAGGCTGATCAAACACGGCGTTACCAGGATATACTGGCAGCTTACCGGGCTTTGCATCAACTAAAAGAACAAGGCAAAGTAAAAGCAATAGGCATAGGATCAAAGGATTGGAGAATCATAAAAAAGATAAGCCATGATGTAAAGCTGGATTGGGCAATGATAGCCAACAGTATGACGATTCACAGCCATCCAAAGGAATTAGTGCAGTTTATGGAGGAACTTGACAAGCAAAAAATTGAAATTATAAACTCCGCGGTCTTTAACGGAGGTTTTTTAACCGGGTCGGCGTACTATAACTATCAGTTGAAAGATCCGGTAAAAGACCATGGCTTGTATCGCTGGCGGACGCAGTTTTATCAGTTATGCAAAGATTTTAACATTAAGCCGGTAGATGCATGTGTTGCTTTTGGATTAAAAGCGCCCGGTGTTAAAAGCATTGCCCTTAATACCACAAATGCAGACAGGGTAGCACTGAATGTTGCCGTTGCTTCCTTAAAAATTCCGGCCGGGTTCTGGAATGAAATGAAGGAGCAGGGATTGATTGACAAAGCCTTCGCTTCCACTTATTTATAA
- the fucP gene encoding L-fucose:H+ symporter permease has protein sequence MSKNKTLFPFILITSLFFLWGFAHNLDPILIPHLKKSFTLTTVQATLVDSAVFIAYFLMALPAGFIMKKYGYKTGIITGLLIFAFGSYLFIPAANTQQYTFFLVALFIIACGLTILETAANPYASSLGDPATSTQRLNFAQSFNGLATTLAPIIGGRIILTKGYTPAQLSVMTEHSRKLALAAEASSVKLPYFILGSVLVIIAILFAFTHLPKIQQHEGHTASKNIFHALKHRHLALGVAAQFFYVGAQVCVFSLFILYAPKAAGLTEVKATYYLGLCGFAFLVGRFIGTVLMRYFNSARMLAVYAGINVLLCVVAILAHGMVTVYTVVGICFFMSIMFPTIFALGIKDLKADTEFGSSLIIMSIVGGAVLPRAFGYISDTTGNIQYGYVVPLLCFIVVAFFGLKGHRVKVKPESLPVSAIL, from the coding sequence ATGTCAAAGAATAAAACCCTTTTCCCGTTTATATTGATTACCAGTTTGTTTTTTTTATGGGGTTTTGCTCATAACCTTGATCCCATATTAATTCCACACCTGAAAAAATCATTTACCCTGACGACAGTTCAGGCCACCCTGGTGGATTCGGCTGTGTTTATAGCCTATTTTTTGATGGCTTTGCCGGCGGGGTTTATTATGAAAAAATATGGATATAAAACAGGCATAATAACCGGCTTGCTAATTTTTGCATTTGGTTCCTATTTGTTTATACCCGCGGCCAATACACAGCAGTACACGTTTTTCCTGGTAGCCTTGTTTATCATTGCCTGCGGACTAACTATTTTAGAAACAGCCGCCAATCCCTATGCATCTTCATTGGGCGATCCCGCAACCTCTACCCAAAGGCTTAACTTTGCGCAGTCGTTTAACGGGCTGGCCACAACGCTGGCACCGATAATTGGGGGGCGTATAATACTTACCAAAGGTTATACACCGGCGCAATTAAGCGTAATGACAGAGCATAGTCGTAAGCTGGCGCTTGCCGCAGAAGCTTCTTCCGTAAAACTACCCTACTTTATACTGGGTAGTGTACTGGTTATCATTGCCATTCTTTTTGCATTTACACACCTGCCCAAAATTCAGCAGCATGAAGGGCATACAGCCAGTAAAAACATTTTTCACGCCTTGAAACACCGCCATTTAGCATTGGGTGTGGCCGCGCAATTTTTTTACGTGGGCGCACAGGTTTGTGTATTCAGTTTATTTATTCTGTATGCGCCGAAAGCAGCCGGACTTACAGAAGTAAAGGCTACCTACTATCTGGGTTTATGCGGTTTTGCATTTTTGGTAGGCAGATTTATTGGTACGGTTTTAATGCGATATTTCAACTCAGCGCGGATGCTGGCAGTTTATGCGGGCATCAATGTGTTACTTTGCGTTGTCGCCATTTTAGCCCATGGTATGGTAACGGTTTACACGGTTGTCGGTATCTGCTTTTTTATGTCAATCATGTTCCCAACCATTTTTGCGCTGGGCATAAAAGATTTAAAGGCCGATACCGAATTTGGCAGCAGTCTCATCATTATGTCAATTGTAGGCGGTGCTGTTTTGCCAAGGGCGTTTGGTTATATCAGCGATACAACAGGCAATATTCAATACGGCTATGTGGTACCATTGCTTTGTTTTATAGTGGTGGCATTTTTTGGATTAAAAGGCCATCGTGTAAAAGTAAAGCCGGAAAGTTTACCGGTTTCAGCTATCCTATAA
- a CDS encoding glycoside hydrolase family 97 protein, which produces MNLKFYFVLGAVISLAAPSFSQTFKLVSPDKKTVVEINNNTGLQYTVTSNGLTIVHPSSLGFEFKDEPAMGTDMSIISHVEHSISQTWMPVVKTKHQRITDHYNELVLSLAEKSGQMRRMNVFFRVYDDGVAFRYQLFGADKIGDRQIVRELTGFNLPAGAKAWVADYGSYTSSQETEFWPRTLNHITAKTIAGLPLLVELDKQHYAAITEANIDNYPGFYIGSLKTDTGATDKVNLVTKLSPLPGESENGVKARFTNNLLTPWRVVMLAGSPGKLIESELIQNLNPPCAIKDASWIKPGMSAWDNWWSGDVKMDMPTIKKYIDLASAQHWPYMLIDWQWYGAFNKPEADITKPAPQLNMAEILAYAKAKKVKCWLWLYSSDVNRNDNFEKAFPIYQQWGIAGVKIDFMDRDDQQMVNWYRRIIETAAKYHLMVDFHGAFKPDGIIRTYPNMITREGVLGEEYSKFSTRITAGHNTTLPFTRMLAGQMDYTPGGFLNVKKGEFKEGSPTQVMNSRCAELAKFVIYESPFMVYCDAPEHILGKPGADFLNDMPTVWDDTRVLGGYPGEYIIIAKRSGKDWYVGAMTNDAERTLQLKLDFLSPGKYTLSSWADVLSSPQSLTRSKTAVSASSAINIHLDTSGGWVAKITVNE; this is translated from the coding sequence ATGAATCTTAAATTTTATTTTGTTTTGGGAGCTGTTATTTCACTGGCAGCCCCTTCTTTTTCGCAAACCTTTAAGCTGGTATCGCCGGATAAAAAAACTGTTGTAGAGATAAACAACAACACCGGGTTGCAATACACTGTTACCAGTAACGGCTTAACAATAGTGCATCCTTCATCGCTTGGTTTCGAGTTTAAAGATGAACCGGCTATGGGCACCGATATGAGCATAATAAGCCATGTGGAGCATTCCATTAGCCAAACATGGATGCCAGTAGTAAAAACAAAGCACCAGCGTATAACTGACCATTATAATGAATTGGTACTGTCGCTGGCTGAAAAATCGGGGCAGATGCGCCGGATGAATGTATTTTTCAGGGTTTATGATGATGGCGTTGCATTCCGTTACCAGTTATTCGGGGCTGATAAAATTGGCGACCGGCAGATAGTGAGGGAACTTACCGGCTTTAATTTACCTGCGGGAGCAAAGGCCTGGGTGGCCGATTATGGAAGCTATACTTCCTCGCAGGAAACCGAGTTTTGGCCGCGAACCCTTAACCACATTACTGCAAAAACAATTGCCGGCTTACCCCTCCTGGTTGAATTAGATAAGCAGCACTATGCGGCTATCACCGAAGCCAATATCGACAACTATCCCGGTTTTTATATAGGATCGCTTAAAACAGATACCGGCGCAACCGATAAGGTGAATTTGGTTACCAAATTATCGCCTTTGCCCGGCGAAAGTGAGAACGGGGTTAAGGCCCGGTTCACCAATAATTTGCTCACGCCCTGGCGTGTAGTGATGCTGGCCGGCTCGCCGGGAAAATTAATTGAATCGGAACTGATCCAGAACCTTAACCCTCCCTGTGCAATAAAAGATGCCAGCTGGATTAAGCCTGGTATGAGCGCCTGGGATAACTGGTGGAGCGGCGATGTAAAAATGGATATGCCTACCATTAAAAAATACATCGATCTGGCCTCGGCCCAGCATTGGCCTTATATGCTTATCGACTGGCAATGGTATGGCGCATTTAACAAGCCCGAGGCTGATATTACCAAACCGGCACCGCAGTTGAATATGGCGGAGATTTTAGCCTATGCTAAAGCCAAAAAGGTTAAATGCTGGCTTTGGTTATACAGCTCGGATGTTAACCGGAATGATAATTTTGAAAAAGCCTTTCCAATTTACCAGCAATGGGGTATTGCCGGGGTTAAAATTGATTTTATGGATCGTGACGACCAGCAAATGGTAAACTGGTACCGCCGTATTATTGAAACCGCCGCAAAATATCATTTAATGGTTGATTTTCATGGCGCCTTTAAACCGGATGGCATTATACGCACCTATCCTAACATGATAACACGGGAAGGGGTTTTGGGCGAAGAATATTCCAAATTTTCAACCAGGATAACTGCCGGGCATAACACCACCTTACCATTTACCCGCATGCTGGCCGGACAGATGGATTACACCCCCGGCGGATTTTTAAACGTGAAAAAGGGTGAGTTCAAGGAAGGCAGCCCTACCCAGGTAATGAACAGCCGCTGTGCCGAACTGGCAAAGTTTGTGATTTACGAAAGTCCGTTTATGGTTTACTGCGATGCGCCTGAACATATTTTAGGCAAGCCGGGAGCCGATTTTTTAAACGATATGCCTACCGTTTGGGATGATACCCGGGTGCTGGGCGGGTATCCGGGCGAATACATCATAATTGCCAAAAGAAGTGGGAAAGACTGGTATGTTGGCGCAATGACTAACGACGCTGAACGCACCTTGCAATTGAAACTGGATTTTTTATCACCAGGTAAATATACATTGTCGTCATGGGCTGATGTATTATCCTCTCCTCAAAGTTTAACCAGGTCAAAAACAGCTGTTTCGGCAAGCTCCGCTATTAATATCCATTTGGATACTTCCGGCGGATGGGTAGCGAAGATTACTGTCAACGAGTAA
- a CDS encoding alpha-L-fucosidase: MKRRTLIKGIATGFSSLYLSRVFGSSLLQSNSNAGIASGPFKPNWDSLAQYQVPEWFRDAKFGMWAHWGPQCQPERGDWYARGMYQEGSDQYKYHIQKYGHPSKFGFKDVINEWKAENWDPSELVGLYKRAGAKYFMALANHHDNFDLYDSKYQSWNSTKLGPKKDLIGGWAKAAKEHNLPFGVTVHASHPWTWYEVAQRADKSGPYAGIPYDGKLTKADGAGKWWNGYDPQELYAQNHPLSKYSWDNDPGKFWDWGNGTSVPDKAYCDKFLNRTIELIDKYGPELIYFDDTALPLWPVSDVGLKIAAHMYNTSIKKHGKLQAALFGKVLDKQQRNCMIWDIERGQSNVIEPLPWQTDTCIGGWHYDRRIFDYKGYKSAKTVVHTLVDIVSKNGNLLLNIPVRGDGTIDNEERSIVENIGAWMQVNGEAIYGTRPWKVFGEGPAIESAAPINAQGFNEGKGKPFVAEDIRFTVKDKSLYATMLGWPAGNEALIKKLAGNQAGKVSKVSLLGNGNLTFEQTEAGLKVKLPEQAPGKDAFVLKIEGAV; this comes from the coding sequence ATGAAAAGAAGAACATTAATAAAAGGCATAGCCACAGGATTCTCATCCTTGTATCTGTCAAGGGTTTTTGGCAGCAGTTTGTTGCAATCAAATTCAAATGCCGGCATTGCCTCCGGCCCTTTTAAACCCAATTGGGATTCATTAGCTCAATACCAGGTTCCGGAATGGTTTCGCGACGCCAAGTTTGGCATGTGGGCGCATTGGGGCCCACAATGCCAGCCCGAACGCGGCGACTGGTACGCCCGCGGGATGTACCAGGAAGGCAGCGATCAATACAAATATCATATTCAAAAGTACGGTCATCCTTCAAAATTTGGATTTAAGGACGTAATTAATGAGTGGAAAGCCGAGAACTGGGATCCCAGCGAATTGGTGGGGTTATATAAACGTGCCGGCGCCAAATATTTTATGGCATTGGCCAATCACCATGATAATTTTGACCTTTACGACAGCAAATACCAAAGCTGGAACTCTACCAAACTTGGCCCTAAAAAAGACCTGATTGGCGGTTGGGCCAAAGCTGCCAAAGAACATAACCTCCCTTTTGGCGTAACAGTACACGCATCGCACCCATGGACCTGGTACGAAGTTGCACAACGCGCTGATAAAAGCGGCCCATACGCAGGTATTCCTTACGATGGCAAGCTTACCAAAGCGGATGGCGCTGGTAAATGGTGGAATGGTTATGATCCGCAGGAATTATATGCACAAAACCACCCGCTAAGCAAGTATAGCTGGGATAACGATCCGGGCAAATTCTGGGATTGGGGTAATGGGACAAGCGTACCTGATAAAGCCTACTGCGATAAGTTTTTAAACCGTACCATTGAACTTATAGATAAATATGGCCCCGAACTGATTTATTTTGATGATACGGCCTTACCGCTTTGGCCGGTAAGCGATGTGGGTTTAAAAATTGCCGCGCACATGTACAACACCAGTATTAAAAAACATGGTAAACTGCAGGCAGCGCTATTTGGTAAAGTATTAGACAAACAACAGCGTAACTGCATGATTTGGGATATAGAGCGCGGGCAAAGCAACGTGATAGAACCGTTGCCATGGCAAACAGATACCTGTATAGGCGGATGGCACTATGACCGCCGCATATTTGATTACAAAGGGTACAAAAGCGCCAAAACAGTAGTACATACCCTGGTTGATATCGTAAGCAAAAACGGCAACCTGCTGCTGAACATTCCTGTACGTGGCGATGGTACCATTGACAATGAAGAGCGCTCTATAGTTGAAAACATAGGAGCATGGATGCAGGTTAACGGCGAGGCGATTTACGGCACCCGTCCCTGGAAAGTATTTGGCGAAGGCCCCGCAATTGAATCGGCAGCACCAATCAATGCACAAGGCTTTAACGAGGGTAAGGGAAAACCCTTTGTGGCCGAAGATATCAGATTTACTGTAAAGGATAAAAGCCTTTATGCCACCATGTTGGGTTGGCCTGCGGGCAACGAAGCCTTGATTAAAAAGTTAGCAGGTAACCAGGCGGGTAAGGTAAGTAAAGTAAGCTTACTTGGAAACGGTAATTTGACTTTTGAGCAAACTGAAGCCGGTCTCAAGGTAAAATTGCCTGAGCAAGCTCCCGGTAAAGATGCGTTCGTTTTAAAAATTGAGGGCGCTGTTTAA
- a CDS encoding helix-turn-helix domain-containing protein, with protein sequence MIKRNLKHTFSLLNIDYVRLNCKWNYRNVISPYYRIYYIDDGEGEISDASSSLKLESGYLYIIPSFTLCNLACSDYLGQFFVQFFEDSIDGSSLFANNRAVLKTKATEMDIALFNRLLKINPGRGINRSDNPRVYEKDIYYKEYQELNNQQNTSTYLETQGILMMLTAKFLDPQLFKYPEHKPIPLKIAETLNYILVNLHMDLSVNLLASRANQNVDYFSRQFKQHTGTRPLNYINEKRVERAQYLMATSRMSYSEICTRTGFDNLSYFSKTFKKITGMSPSEYKKQMYQVGFNH encoded by the coding sequence ATGATCAAAAGAAATTTAAAACACACTTTCTCGCTCCTCAACATCGATTATGTGAGGCTTAACTGTAAATGGAATTACAGGAATGTGATTAGTCCTTATTACCGTATTTATTATATAGATGACGGCGAAGGTGAAATATCAGATGCAAGCAGTTCATTGAAGCTTGAATCAGGTTATCTGTACATTATTCCAAGTTTCACTTTATGTAATTTAGCGTGCAGTGATTACCTGGGTCAGTTTTTTGTCCAGTTTTTTGAGGATTCGATAGATGGAAGTTCACTTTTTGCCAACAACCGGGCCGTACTGAAAACAAAAGCTACCGAAATGGATATTGCCCTTTTTAACCGGTTGCTAAAAATTAACCCGGGAAGAGGAATTAACCGGTCTGACAACCCCAGGGTTTATGAAAAAGACATTTATTACAAGGAATACCAGGAGCTTAACAATCAACAAAACACTTCAACATACCTGGAAACCCAAGGTATCCTGATGATGCTGACCGCAAAATTCCTGGACCCCCAATTGTTCAAATATCCAGAACATAAACCTATCCCGCTAAAAATTGCAGAAACCCTGAATTATATCCTTGTTAATTTACACATGGACTTATCGGTTAACCTGCTCGCATCCCGGGCAAATCAAAATGTTGATTATTTTTCAAGGCAATTTAAACAGCACACCGGAACCAGGCCGTTAAATTATATCAATGAAAAACGCGTTGAACGCGCTCAATACCTGATGGCAACAAGCCGGATGTCTTATTCCGAAATCTGTACCCGAACAGGATTTGATAACCTTTCTTATTTTTCTAAAACCTTCAAAAAAATCACCGGTATGTCGCCCAGTGAATATAAAAAACAAATGTACCAGGTTGGTTTCAATCATTGA
- a CDS encoding acetylxylan esterase codes for MNIKHSTLLLVAVFVIFAGLRLQAQRPPGKIDSITENDTVRSIAPFFTPATASKKAPNAEGFIQRWLLLEPINKSIRSNLVFTVNYMKTQFETDYFPNQFTVIPRNGEKVKVGEQELLWHALESPNFNIKLFRLAYGLRKQTYAVLFWAVTIVNSPREIKNVRLAVGSNGGSMWWLNGTEAVILDGDRRMVMDDCVSLRLTLNKGKNIIRGAVINGPGLSDFCVRLLDEKGAPIKDVSITLQ; via the coding sequence ATGAATATTAAACACAGTACATTATTGTTGGTTGCGGTTTTTGTAATTTTTGCCGGATTAAGGTTACAGGCACAGCGCCCCCCTGGTAAGATAGATAGTATAACCGAAAATGATACCGTACGAAGTATCGCGCCATTCTTTACCCCGGCTACCGCATCAAAAAAAGCCCCGAACGCCGAAGGATTTATTCAGCGCTGGTTACTATTAGAGCCCATTAACAAATCAATACGCAGTAATCTTGTTTTCACCGTTAACTACATGAAAACGCAATTTGAAACCGATTATTTCCCAAACCAGTTTACGGTTATTCCCCGGAATGGAGAAAAAGTTAAAGTCGGCGAACAGGAATTATTATGGCATGCATTGGAAAGCCCCAATTTCAACATTAAATTATTCCGGCTTGCCTATGGGTTAAGGAAACAGACCTATGCCGTACTGTTTTGGGCCGTAACTATAGTAAACAGCCCGCGGGAGATAAAGAATGTAAGATTGGCGGTTGGGTCAAACGGAGGATCAATGTGGTGGCTAAATGGAACAGAGGCGGTAATACTTGATGGGGACAGGCGCATGGTAATGGATGATTGCGTTTCGCTCCGGCTGACACTAAACAAAGGGAAAAATATCATACGCGGAGCAGTAATCAATGGTCCCGGACTCAGTGATTTTTGTGTGCGGCTGCTGGACGAAAAAGGTGCGCCGATAAAAGATGTATCTATCACGCTGCAATAA
- a CDS encoding family 43 glycosylhydrolase, translating into MKSLVKVLSTIALFSLLLTPQANAQVGKPFIHDPSTIAECDGKYYTFGTFGGGLISEDGWTWNGGGVRPGGGAAPDVLKIGDRYLIVYGATGGGLAGGHNGTILTMWNKSLDPKSPDFKYSEPVKVASSDGIEDCDAIDPGLLLDPTDGRLWLSYGTYFGYIRLVELDPKTGKRVEGNKALNIAIDCEATDLLYRDGWYYLLGTHGTCCDGPNSTYNIVVGRSRKVTGPYLDNMGRDMLKGGGKMVVAAGDRLIGPGHFGRIIVGDGVEKMSCHYEADLDQSGRSVLGIRPLLWKNGWPVGGDNFKEGTYEIESERRGYALELGVDFTRMPGGMRFNRNNDEPVKPVPSQELADVVKGWPAGNIGVRISDYMFRPHQKWAISPVAGAGGYLGGPYYKIVIAGTDRALAATAEAELVTVPAFTGAPEQLWRIDQLTDGTYRIMPKVIPNSGEKLALVSSGDSTPTLVKFDMNSDNSKWNFRTH; encoded by the coding sequence ATGAAATCACTAGTAAAGGTATTAAGTACTATAGCCCTGTTCTCATTATTATTAACCCCACAGGCCAATGCACAAGTTGGTAAACCATTTATACACGACCCTTCCACCATTGCAGAGTGTGATGGAAAGTACTACACATTCGGAACATTTGGAGGCGGATTAATATCCGAAGATGGCTGGACATGGAATGGCGGCGGGGTAAGGCCTGGCGGGGGGGCCGCTCCTGATGTATTAAAAATTGGTGACCGCTACCTTATTGTTTATGGCGCCACCGGCGGCGGCCTGGCGGGCGGTCATAACGGAACAATATTAACCATGTGGAATAAGTCGCTTGATCCAAAATCACCGGATTTTAAATACTCGGAACCTGTTAAAGTTGCCTCGTCTGATGGTATTGAAGATTGTGACGCTATAGATCCGGGGCTTCTGCTTGACCCAACCGATGGACGGTTATGGTTATCCTACGGCACCTATTTTGGATACATACGCCTTGTGGAGCTTGACCCTAAAACGGGTAAGCGTGTTGAAGGTAATAAAGCATTAAATATAGCTATTGATTGCGAGGCCACAGACCTGTTATACCGGGATGGGTGGTACTATTTGCTTGGAACACACGGCACATGCTGCGATGGCCCAAACTCAACTTATAATATTGTTGTTGGCCGCTCCAGGAAAGTAACAGGGCCATATCTTGATAATATGGGAAGGGATATGTTGAAAGGCGGTGGCAAAATGGTAGTGGCAGCCGGCGACAGGCTGATTGGGCCAGGACATTTTGGACGTATTATAGTTGGCGATGGCGTTGAAAAAATGTCTTGCCACTATGAGGCAGATCTGGATCAAAGTGGCCGTAGCGTATTAGGTATCCGTCCGTTACTATGGAAAAACGGATGGCCGGTGGGAGGTGATAACTTTAAAGAAGGAACTTACGAGATTGAATCTGAGCGCAGGGGATATGCCCTTGAATTAGGGGTTGATTTTACGAGAATGCCCGGAGGCATGCGATTTAACCGCAATAATGATGAACCTGTGAAACCGGTACCATCCCAGGAGTTGGCAGATGTAGTTAAAGGCTGGCCAGCCGGCAACATTGGTGTGCGGATAAGTGATTATATGTTTCGCCCACATCAAAAATGGGCAATTTCGCCAGTCGCTGGCGCTGGGGGATACCTGGGCGGACCATATTATAAAATAGTAATTGCCGGAACAGACCGTGCTTTGGCAGCAACAGCCGAAGCTGAGCTTGTGACCGTGCCGGCGTTTACCGGAGCGCCGGAGCAATTATGGCGAATTGACCAGCTGACGGATGGAACATATAGGATTATGCCAAAGGTGATTCCGAACTCGGGGGAAAAGCTGGCTTTAGTTTCATCTGGCGACAGCACGCCCACACTCGTCAAATTTGATATGAATAGTGATAATTCCAAGTGGAATTTCAGGACTCACTGA
- a CDS encoding alpha/beta hydrolase-fold protein translates to MATLAGSICKAQTGTGEIKEDFRSSSLNQPGQEYPQVNSQGYARFRIKATKSDSIRVTLGLGGRGGTKLVKGTDGYFSGTTEGSMDEGFHYYHLIVDGGIFNDPGTLNYYGSTRWESGIEIPAHDQDFYALKDVPHGNVQQILFPSKSTNTQRRAFVYTPPGYDKERSKKYPVLYLQHGWGEDETAWSNQGHANLIMDNLIAEGKIKPFIIVMTYGMTNDIKMKPGGLRDFKIDAFEAVLTDELVPYVDANFRTVADRAHRAMAGLSMGGMETHLITLAKPDEFAYYGLLSGGIYTPAELKDKPKAKLIFISCGSKENPAGVNNAAAALKEAGYNAVSFISENTAHEFLTWRRSLKELAPLLFKD, encoded by the coding sequence ATGGCCACATTGGCCGGTAGCATTTGTAAAGCTCAAACCGGCACAGGCGAGATCAAAGAAGATTTCCGGTCTTCAAGCCTTAACCAGCCTGGCCAGGAATATCCCCAGGTTAATTCGCAAGGTTATGCACGTTTTCGTATAAAAGCAACAAAGTCCGACAGTATACGGGTTACCTTAGGCCTGGGCGGAAGAGGCGGGACTAAACTGGTGAAAGGTACCGACGGATATTTTTCGGGCACAACGGAAGGGTCAATGGATGAGGGTTTCCATTACTACCACTTAATAGTTGACGGAGGCATTTTTAATGACCCGGGCACATTAAATTATTACGGTTCTACCCGTTGGGAAAGCGGTATAGAAATACCTGCTCATGACCAGGACTTTTATGCCTTAAAGGATGTACCTCACGGTAATGTGCAGCAAATACTTTTTCCTTCAAAAAGTACAAATACGCAGCGAAGGGCCTTCGTTTATACGCCTCCGGGATACGACAAGGAAAGATCGAAGAAATACCCGGTGTTGTATTTGCAGCATGGCTGGGGCGAAGATGAGACTGCATGGAGCAACCAGGGCCATGCCAACCTGATCATGGATAACCTGATTGCCGAAGGCAAAATAAAACCTTTTATTATAGTGATGACCTATGGCATGACCAACGATATTAAAATGAAACCTGGTGGCTTAAGGGATTTTAAGATAGATGCTTTTGAAGCAGTGTTAACAGATGAATTGGTACCTTATGTGGATGCCAATTTCCGTACAGTTGCCGATAGGGCACACCGCGCCATGGCAGGGTTATCAATGGGCGGCATGGAAACGCATTTAATAACACTTGCCAAGCCCGATGAATTTGCCTATTACGGTCTTTTAAGCGGTGGGATTTATACACCTGCTGAATTAAAAGATAAACCTAAGGCTAAACTTATTTTTATAAGTTGCGGCAGCAAGGAAAATCCTGCTGGCGTAAATAATGCTGCGGCTGCATTAAAAGAAGCAGGCTACAATGCTGTATCTTTTATTTCAGAGAATACTGCCCATGAGTTTCTAACCTGGCGCCGCAGCCTGAAAGAACTTGCGCCGCTGCTGTTTAAAGACTGA